ccaGGAATCAGTTATGAAAGGTTATGCTAAAAAtagcttcattcattttttttttttaatttatgagttTAGCCTCAATGAGAGTATGATCCTCCCACAGGGAGAAGAACCATATTTCATTGAGCATTAATGAACTAATATGTAGTTTGCCATtttggttttcaaatattttagtttttttctttgtccGATCTATGgaacattcttcagttcagttcagttcagtcactcagtcgtgtctgactctttgcgaccccgtgaattgcagcacgccaggcctccctgtccatcaccatctcccggagttcactcagactcatatgcatcgagtccgtgatgccatccagccatagccttgactagacagaccttagtcagaaaagtaatgtctctgcttttgaatatactgtctaggttggtttaaacttttcttccaaggagtaagcgtcttttaatttcatggctgcaatcaccatctgcagtgattttggagcccaaaaaagtaaagtctgacactgtttctactgtttccccatctatttcccatgaagtgatgggaccggatgccatgatcttagttttctgaatgctgagctttaagccaacttgttcactcttgattccagcttgtgtttcttccagtccagcatttctcatgatgtactctgcatataagttaaattagcagggtgacaatatacagccttgaggtactccttttcctatttggaaccagtctgtcgttccatgtccggttctaactgttgcttcctgacctgcatacagatttctcaagaggcaggttaggtggtcttgtattcccatctctttcagaattttccacagcttattgtgatccacactgtcaaaggctttgacatagttaataaagcagaaatagatgtttttctggaactctcttgctttttccatgatccagtggatgttggcaatttgatctctggttcctctgccttgtctaaaaccagcttgaacatcagagagttcagggttcacgtattgctgaagcctggcttggagaattttgagcattactttagtagcatgtgagatgagtgcaattgtgcagtagtttgagcactctttggcattgcctttctttgggattggaatgaaaactgacctttcccagtcctgtggccagtgttgagttttccaaatttgctggcatattgagtgcagcactttcacagcatcatctttcaggatttgaaatagctccactggaattccatcacctccactagctttgttcatagtgatgctttctaaggcccacttgacttcacattccaagatgtctggctctagattagtgatcacatcatcatgattatctgggttgtgaagatcttttttgtacagttcttctgtgtattcttgccacctcttcttaatatcttctgcttctaattggtccagaccatttctgtcctttatggagcccatctttgcatgaaatgttcccttgatatctctaattttcttgaagagatctctagtctttcccattctgttcttttcctctatttctttgcattgatctctgaaaaaggctttcttatcttttctaactattctttagaactttgcattcagatgcttatatctttccttttctcctttgcttttcacctgttttcttttcacagctatttgtaaggcctccacagacagccattttccttttttgcatgttttttttcccctgggaatggtcttgattcctgtctcctgtacaatgtcacgaacctcattccatagttcatcaggcactctgtctatcagatctagacccttgaatctatttctcacttccagtgtattatcataagggatttgatttaggtcatacctgaatggtctagcggttttccctactttcttcaatttaagtctgaatttggcaataaagagttcatgatctgagccatagtcagctcccagtcttgtttttgttgactgtatagagcttctccatctttggctgcaaagaatataatcaatttgatttcggtgttgaccatctggtgatgtccattctTACTCAGTCCCAAAGTTCCCATATAATCACTACTTCTGGCTCTAAGTCTGAGATTTTTTGGTGTTACACGGTTTTCTCTATATGAGGTCAAATATatggcttcttttttatttttgagaattatgaccttaaaagaaaagttatcttCCTtccaaaatcaaaatataaagtaATGGAATTGAGAAGGGCAATAATAGTAAAAGGGGTTTCAGGCAAGAACTATTAGATTGCAAAATATATAACCAAAACAAACCACAGgaatcaaaattaaatatagGCACAGAGGAACATTAGTTATAGGCACATTAGTTATTAgtttaaaattaatcattaattAAGCAATTATCTTAGTGGTTAAATGGTTTATATAGCATATAGTCAATAAAACTAGATGTATGATTCTACTGGGAATTAACTGGGCTGATTTTATGCCTCATTATTAATGacctgaaacattaaaaaaaataatttaggcCACTGGATACTtactaatttgaaaaattatgtttttataatagtctcagtatatatatatatatattaaacttaATAATTTCCCTGTGCAATAATTCAAAtttatggaaaattattaaatatttaaaattattagtaGACCAACAAAAATGTTAATTAGTCACATTCTTACCAAAGGTAACAATGTAGTTTGGGGGAGTCAATAATTGAATATCAAGTCCAGGTGAgttcatgattttcttttttttttttttttaagcagctcTCAGTGTTGAGttttatttgcaaaaatgtaatattttaagcCATCATTAATTCACAACTGAAGCAGGCACTTATTCATAGCTGAAACCACAGACTTGAGATGGGACAGAGAAATGGCACAACGGAGGCGGAGTGGGCAGGAGACGAGATCactaaaaacacaagaaaaggaaCCAGGGTGTCATTCTGGGCTGCGAGCTAGAGCCTCATTCAGAATCCAGATCCGCCAGCTACGAGCGACACAAACAATTCTGCTTTTTGCAATtagtatgtattttataattaaaactctTTAATTACCCCAAACGTTCCTTGTTTCATAGTTTTGAAGATCAGATGAGAACACCGGTCAAAGTACATGGCACAGAGCTTTTTAACTGGGAAGCTCAACTAGTCCACTAGTGTTTTAAAATGGAGTATCCCCTTAATCAATTATTAACAcaattttgttaatttaattgaCATTAACACACGTTTTGTTAAGAAGAGCTTTGTTCATGATGATAATGCTCGATGACAGAGAGTGAAGCAGAAAggtaaacaaaaaagtaaaagccTTCAAGTCAGCCAGACCTAAAACCACATTAGGATTGGAGCCCTTGACAGCCTGCCACCTGAAGGAAGTTATTTTATCATCATGGACAAATTTTCACAGGGTGggaaagaatattagagatatgAAGGCCTCAAATACTGATGCTCACTTCACTCTTCGTGATCCCTAAATAAAGCATTTCCCAGCTGTACTGGGTGCCTGGGGTCTGGCTGCTCAGCACACAAACCCAGTCCTACTTCAGCCCCTTCCCGGTTCCTCTGCAACGCTGAGAGGGAGGGGAGCTGCCACTGCCCCGCCCTCTGGCGGCAGAAGCACGGCCTGCACCTCAGCGCAGCTGGGACGGGCTCCGCTCCCGGGAAGGTCTGCACTGCTGCCGACAAGGGCCGAGCCGGGGGCAGAATCCTGGCCCCCTGGCCCCACAGCAACTTCTCATCCATTCTGTGACCTACACACTCCTCtgataaattcattttctccttAAGTAGCTCCTGTTGTGTGTAAACAAGAACCCTAAATCAAGGATACTTCCGTAAAACTAATAAATATCAGTGCCATGAAATTATTTCAGTATCTTTTTCTCCATGACTGAATATACAAAGATAACGGGAGCAAAGGATTCTTCCGCTGTAAAGATGGGTGGAATAGATCAAAATCCACTTgttgaattttctttaaatagtcCTCCAGAGCAACAGTCTGAAGAAAAGCAGGAAATGCTTTCACAGGAACACTTCTGTGGAAGGACCTAGCGTGCTTTAGGTGCAAGTGTGCCTGGCTGGCAACATCATATACCACATCTCTCACATTCCTATCTTGACTCTTCCGTAGAAAATCCTCTTGTGAAACACCATGCAGCATACAAATGTCCATGGGAAGGAACACCCTTCTCCTGCTACCGTGATAGGGTGTGGCTCTCAAGCAAGTGACAATGCCTTGTGCTTTCCCAATGTGGCTGGCAGCATGGTCTGCATGAAGGTCCTTTATGCCCAATATTTCTAGTATTAGGTAAAGAAGAGAACTCTGTGTATTTTCAGCATAATTTTCTAGTTCCTGGATATTACGATATGCTTTGTCAtccaaatttttttctctttcatcaatgATTTTCATAAGCCATCTTTTAGTCAGATTATGTCTTCTGACAGCCTTCCACAGTTCAATGGCCACAGGCTGATGTGGTGGATTGTCACCATATATATCATCCACAGTTTTCTTCCAAAACTGCGTTCGCATCAGTCCAATTGTCTTCTCAGAGACAGTGTCCTTAATCAGCCTGAGCCAGTTCCACATTGAAGGCTCTCAGTGCAAAAGCAGAGCTTCTGGATTCGGCAGGGAGTAACAGGGAACATAAATAGCCTTCATAATCTCGTTTCCGCAGCAGCTCCAAGCAATAGCGGTCAGTTCCCGAAGCGCCAAGTCCACTACCCGCGGCCACGCTCCTCCCGGACGCCACGGGCTCCGAAAGCCGCCGTGCGTGCGCCCACAGGCCCCGGGGTGGTCGGCGGCGACAAAAGCCGGGGACGCCGAGCCGCAGCGGTCCCCATGCCGAGCCCAAAGTGGAGGCCGCCATCGAGTTCATGATTTTCAatcaaaatttttctcttttataatcttGCTCCATAAATAGAGGACaatcttttttaattattatataggAGAAATATGTATTAAGAATTTGTATTACCTTTAATAAGCTTTTGGTGTtgtaaatgccaaagaattacAATTATTTTCAGGAAATACATCTAAGAGGAAAACAGGCTAAGAATGtcataatgaaaaaattattaattgcatcaaatttttaaaataagcctgCCATTGTCCAATCTGTACATTTGTTGTAAAAGTGCTAAAATGGTATAGTATCATGCATTTGcatgtttcttctctttgttcagttcagttcagtcactcagtcgtgtctgactctttgcgaccccataaactgcagcacgccaggcatccctgtccatcaccaactcctggtgttcactcagattcacatccatcgagtagtgatgccatccagccatctcatcctctgtcatccccttctcgtcctgcccccaatccctcccagcatcagagtcttttccagtgggtcaactcttcgcatgagttggccaaagtactggagtttcagctttagcatcattccttccaaagaaatcccagggttgatctccttcagaatggactggttggctctccttgtagtccaagggactctcaagagtcctctccaacatcacagttcaaaagcatcaattcttcagtgctcaactttcttcacagtccaactctcacatccatacatgtcatTTAACATaagcctaaataaatattttaagtatgttatattaaaaaaattataatgtcaTGATCAAATTTTTTGTGGAATAATCACTTACACAGTGGTTTTTGAAAGTTCTTTAACTACAAGGCTTTTAAATTATCAGCAAAATAGTACAACTTccaagaaatgccaaaaagttTCCAGAGTAAAAAGGCCCACAGAATGATCATGTGATCAGTAAAGACTCATATGTAGATGCACTGCCATAAATTTCAAAATCCttgataaaaataacaaatcctAAGAGTTTTTACATAGAAGGAGAGGCAGACaggaagacagacagacataaagatagaaagagacagagaacatTAAAAGAGGAGTTTTAAATGGCagaaaacttttcaaaatatacCATACGTTCTgagaaaagcaatgcaaatatggtttcaaaatttattgtttataatCCAAGATTTCAAGAAGGCATAATATATAGTCTTAGGAAACTTATTTTCAGATATGCAGGAAAATAGGCCTATATGTAATCTTTGATAAACAGTAGGCACCTATTTTCTTAAAGTACATCAAGATTTTTGAAGAATTGCTTCAAGTTAACTGATAAACACGAATATTTTCATACTGACTAATTTGCATTAATAAACAAACATGAAATTAGGGAGTTCAGTATCATGCTGCTACCTTAAAGAAAAAACATCACAAAATTTATTGTCTCAAACTCACAGTATTTCATGCAAAACTTCATTTAGTCTGTTCCCAACTTGTTGCTTCTTTGGCTGGTCCTCTGAATGCCTTTGTCTGGTGGCTTAACTAAGGCTGGATGGTCAAAGCCAGCCTCACTCACATATCTGTGGGTTGCATGAGGCTGCCATGTATCTCCAGCACTCTTCATTGATTTGTATCCACCATGACCAGACTGTTTCTCAACCAAAGATATATTTATTCCAATCTTAGTAACATGAATTTAAAACTgagacctttttttaaaataatgctttctcaaatatttaatttcactttctcaCATGGCCATTAAGAAAATGTGTCCCCTAAAAGAGCCTCTAATTCTATTTCCCTAAGTCTTAGAGAACACACAACCTCCTTCATACAAAGCAAGATTTAGAGATCAGGCATCTGAAAAGAAATTTCCTGCAGTATGTGTATTCCCAATCCATTCAAGCATGTAACCCAAAGGATGCCCCATGCTGCTTTTCCTCCAGTGAAGGCAACTTACATCTAGAGAACCACTGTCTGATCCCAAAACAAGATTTAGTTTTAGTGTAATTTACTTCTAATTATGCTAAGCAAGATCCTTCTGAACATGTATGAATTTTCATTCTATCTGTCCTCTTTGAGCATAATTTTTAACTCTAAAAGTTCTTAATGTATCTTCCCAATACTTACTCTAGGATGAAAATACATAGATAAATGGTCTCCAAGTTTTTCTTCATACAATCCCATATAGCCTTAAGTTTTTAATAACTCCATAATATTTTTAGAGttatgctctatacagtcaacagaaacaagaccgggagctgactgtggctcagatcatgaactctatattgccaaattcagacttaaattgaagaaagtagggaaaaccgctagaccattcaggtatgacctaaatcaaatcccttatgattatacagtggaagtgagaaatagatttaagggtctagatctgatagagtgcctgatgaactatggaatgaggttcgtgacattgtacaggagacagggatcaagaccatcaccatggaaattaaatggaaaaaaggaaaatggctgtctgtggaggccttacaaatagctgtgaaaagaagagaggcgaaaagcaaaggagaaaaggaaagataaaagcatttgaatgcagagttccaaagaatagcaagaagggataagaatgccttcttcaaggatcaatgcaaagaaatagaggaaaagaacagaatgggaaagactagagatctcttcaagaaaattagagatatcaagggaacatttcatgcaaagatgggctccataaaggacagaaatggtctggacctaatagaagcagaagatattaaaaagatgtggcaagaatacacggaagaactgtacaaaaaagatcttcacgacccagataatcatgatgatgtgatcactaatctagagccaggcatcttggaatgtgaagtcaagtgggccttagaaagcaacactacgaacaaagctagtgaagatgatggaattccagttgagctctttcaaatcctgaaagatgatgctgtgaaagtgctgcactcaatatgccagcaaatttggaaaactgagcagtggccacaggactggaaaaggtcagtatcattcccattccaaagaaaggcaatgcaaaagagtgctcaaactaccgcacaattgcactcatctcacatgctactaaagtaatgctcaaaattctccaagccaggcttcagcaatacgtgaaccctgaactctctgatgttcaagctggttttagacaaggcagaggaaccagagatcaaattgccaacatctgctggatcatggaaaaagcaagagagttccagaaaaacatctatttctgctttattgactataccaaagcttttgacagtgtggatcacaataagctgtggaaaattctgaaagagatgggaatacaagaccacctaacctgcctcttgagaaatctgtatgcaggtcaggaagcaacagttataactggacatggaacaatagactggttccaaataggaaaaggagtatgtcaaggctgtatattgtcaccctgtttatttaacttatatgcagagtacatcatgagaaatgctggactggaagaaacacaagctggaatcaagattgtcaggaaaaatatcaataacctcagatatccagatgacatcacccttatggccgaaagtgaagaggagctaaaaagcctcttgatgaaagtgaaaaaggagagtgaaaaaagttggcttaaagctcaacattcagaaaactaagatcatggcatctggtcccatcacttcatgggaaatagatggggaaacagtagaaacagtgtaagactttacttttttgggctccagaatcatggcagatggtgattgcagccgtgaaattaaaagacgcttactccttggaataaaagttatgaccaacctagacagtatattcaaaagcagagacattactttgccgactaaggtcggtctagtcaaggctatggtttttcctgtggttgtgtgtggatgtgagagttggactgtgaagaaggctgagtgctgaagaattgatgcatttggactgtgatgttggagaagactcttgagagtcccttgaattgcaaggagatccaaccagtccattctgatggagatcaaccttgagatttctttggaaggaatgatgttaaagctgaaactccaatcctttggccacctcatgcgaagatttgactcattgaaaaagactctgatgttcggagggactgggggcaagaggagaaggggacgaccgaggatgagatggctggatggcatcacggactcaatggacgtgagtctgattgaaccccgggagatggtgatggacagggaggcctggcgtgctgcgattcatggggtcacaaagagtcggacacgactgagcgactgaactgaactgaactgataataattAAAACTcacatagttggacatgactcagtgactaaatcaccaccaccatattAGAAGTTAATACTGAGAAAAAttgtaaagcatttatttttcatttaaaaatataagaaacattaCTTGTTAATATAAAGGTGTTTTATGAAAACTAACTAATTTTCCTAAAAGAATATTAAGAGAATGGTATTATCTTgcaagtctttcagttcagttcagtcactcagttgtgtcccctctttgtgaccccatggactacggcacaccaggcttccctgtccatcagcaactcccagagcttgctctgactcatgtccatagagtcagtgatgtcatccaaccacatcatcctctactgtccccttttcctcctgccttttatctttcccagcatcagggtcttttccaaggagccggttcttcgcattaggtggccaaaatattggagtttcagccttaatGTCTTGGTAATTATGAAATAAGTTGATTTTTATGTCTGCTTTTACATTAAATCTGTTGCAATATGTTGTTTGGGTTTAAATGTATGAAGTCATGCCTCACAGAGATATGCAGCTGAGACTAAAAGGAATATTTAATAGTGTTTTTAAGTATaatatgtttttatattcttctttgaTAGTAAACTAGAATGTGGCATGTTGAAGCTTCATAAAGACTGGCTGCAGTGTAGAATATGAAACAATACCAATGATTTTTTGTGCTCTATTGCATTAAGACTGGCCTGTCTTccaactgaaatatatttttaacacatGCATGATTGAATAAGATTATGCtttcatcatttctttaaaaaaaatgaatttaaatctaTACTGTCCCAAATTCTGTTATTTGTGAAGATGTGTATCATATGCAAAATTGAACAAACTAAAAAGTTAGTATTTAACagaacttacacacacacacacacacacacacaccacacacacatacacaaacagtcCTGAAATATTTTGATGGATAAGGAAAAACCATTTCAATTCCACATTATTCTTATAATTTTGTCAGTTCTTAATTTCATATGCAGACCTGGCCTTAAACTATACAATCCAAACTCATTACATAAATTTACAACTTAAAGGAACAAGCAATCtcctttttctttacatttttttcctaccaTCATACCTTCTACTATTCTTTATTAAGGAACTGATTAAAAGCCTCCTTGAcaagctgccaatgcaggagacacaagagatgcaggttcaatccctgagttgggaagattccctggaggtggaCATGacaaatactccagtattcttgcctggagaattttcatggacagaggcatctaaagggctataatccatagggtcgcactgagtcgaacatgacagaagtgacttagcatgtatgaaCATGCACTCCTTGACTATAGCTTATGTTAACCATACTTTCCTAGCAGTGCAAAGCTGCAAAGAATAACTTAAAagatttaccatgaagtgataggggtGTAGAGGCAGGGGATTGGAGGCTCTATCAGAGCAAAAAAATGGtcatttttaagttgaaatatagttgatattttctatattatgttagtttcaagtgtactacATAGTGGTTAAACATTTACATACATTATGAAGTGATTACCACAGCAAGTCTAACACCCATCTGTCCCCCTGAAAGGCAACTGTAATATTATTAACCATATACTTATAGGTATATTCATAcatcctaagtcacttcaatcgtgttcAACTtagtgcaaccctatggattgtagccctttagacgcctctgtccatgaaaattctccaggcaagaatactggagtagttgccatgtcctcctccagggaatcttcccaactcagggattgaacttgtatctcttgtgtctcctgcacgggcagtcaggttctttaccaccagcgccacctgggaagccccatcaaggAGGCTTTTAATCAGTTATTTAAACAATAAACCCTgtggtatatttattttctaactcaAAGTTTCTTAAACCCCTTTACCTATTTCACCCAATCCACCACTCTCCTTCCTTTAGGCAAGCACCAATTTGTTCTCTGAGTTTATGagtctattttcattttatcctatttgttttgttctttagattccacatttaagtgagatTGAACAGCATtcgtctttctgtctgacttatttcactttttcacttagcatcataccctctaggtccatctttttttttttaaatcattctctACAAGTTCTCCTGAGAATATTTTGTCAGAGATATATTGGTAAGCACTGCTAAGCTGGGGCAACATTGTTCTAATGACAAGACTTCTAGCCAGTACCACCAAGGAACAAACATAACCGAATTGAGACTTGTGATAACTCAATATTCAGTAAAGGAGAAAGAACTTGAGAAATGAACTGGCCAAAGCTTTCAGAATGTTCTTTTCTGATTTTGCCTTATTTTCCTAGTTTGATGGCAGCTGATTCCAGGAATTATCATGGttagtcattttttattttatctctctAGATAGATTTTATTACATCAATTTAGGTTGAAATAATCTCAATATAGTTTGTAAGTCTAACATGTAActttatttaaagtttattttccctcttttttcccttttacaaGCATAGACTGGTAGTAAAGAGAAATTTTATGAAGAAGAGTTGGAGATGGGCATGGCTACCATTTTACTTTCAAATTCAAATTGTTATCAATGGAATGTAGGTCTAACCCTTGAAATTAAACAGATTAACATAATTGCTAGTGGTTTATAAGATTTTATCTGATACCATTTTGCCTATTTACAGCACTTCATATTAATGAGATTTTCCCCCAGTcttgaaataaaatcaataaggCCTGGTGGGACCTTAATAGCTTAGGAGCTCAAATTATGCCCCAGTTTTTCTTTTGTCAATTTTTGCTTACCTAAAGCCAAAGCATTCAAAAAATTTGTGGGATAAATGCAGTCACTGTTCTTAACATGACCATTAGTCATACTCATGGATATAAACTTATGTTAAGAACTAGCACACTGTAAAAAAAGcatcattttatgtttttcagaAGTTTACCATGTTTGTCATGGTAAATGGTAAATTACCATCAGTACACTTTTTAGAAAATTCTTTGTGTgtaaagttgctcaatcatgtctgactctttgcaaccctgtgactgcagctcaacaggctcctctgtccatgggattctgccttcaagaatactgcagtgggttgccatgccctcctccaagggatctttcctatTGGaaagatccagggattgaacctgtgtttcttaggTCTCCTTCTCTGACAGATaggttctataccactagcgccacctgggtgaCACATTAAAGACTGACTTGTCTGCAGTTTTCCTACAGTCAGGACACTGCTATATTTGTGTATGAAATTAAggactcaaagaaaaaaaaattaacatttttgagCATTTAGTTATTCTACTGTGCTATGTTAACTGCTACATCAATTAAACTACTGATGCAAATAATAATGAATAGAAATAAAGTTACTTTTTCAAGTTATATAGACTACATATAATAttttagggactagatctgatagagtgcctgatgaac
The sequence above is a segment of the Budorcas taxicolor isolate Tak-1 chromosome 12, Takin1.1, whole genome shotgun sequence genome. Coding sequences within it:
- the LOC128057719 gene encoding LOW QUALITY PROTEIN: NADH dehydrogenase (ubiquinone) complex I, assembly factor 6-like (The sequence of the model RefSeq protein was modified relative to this genomic sequence to represent the inferred CDS: deleted 1 base in 1 codon); the protein is MAASTLGSAWGPLRLGVPGFCRRRPPRGLWAHARRLSEPVASGRSVAAGSGLGASGTDRYCLELLRKRDYEGYLCSLLLPAESRSSAFALRAFNVELAQAIKDTVSEKTIGLMRTQFWKKTVDDIYGDNPPHQPVAIELWKAVRRHNLTKRWLMKIIDEREKNLDDKAYRNIQELENYAENTQSSLLYLILEILGIKDLHADHAASHIGKAQGIVTCLRATPYHGSRRRVFLPMDICMLHGVSQEDFLRKSQDRNVRDVVYDVASQAHLHLKHARSFHRSVPVKAFPAFLQTVALEDYLKKIQQVDFDLFHPSLQRKNPLLPLSLYIQSWRKRY